Proteins encoded in a region of the Mycolicibacterium chitae genome:
- a CDS encoding S1C family serine protease: MLSALLLALAAPLTLPPSAQAVPLDPVVAISQVEPGLVQITTMNDFQGVIGNGTGIVLSPDGFVLTNHHVVQGANVIRATSAANGQGFDADVVGYDRSDDIAVLRLRGAAGLPVAPIGDSNTVTLGEPVMTIGNANGTGSALTHEEGEITALDRTIEAEDELTGSSHSLGGLIESSTNLRSGDSGGALVNSAGQVVGMNAAATVNYRLDGEVTPGGQGFAIPINRAVDVANQIRAGMASPEVHIGPSAMLGIGVDANPRRGTRGLPVRSLLRGGPADIAGLRAGDMIVSIDGVPITSANELTGMLDARYPGDVIDVNWLQPNGVPRNGKVTLVPGPVT, from the coding sequence GTGTTGAGTGCGCTGTTGCTTGCCCTGGCGGCCCCGCTGACGCTGCCGCCCTCGGCGCAGGCGGTTCCGCTGGACCCCGTCGTCGCGATCAGCCAGGTCGAGCCGGGCCTGGTCCAGATCACCACGATGAACGACTTCCAGGGCGTCATCGGCAACGGCACCGGCATTGTGCTGAGTCCCGACGGGTTCGTGCTGACCAACCACCACGTGGTGCAGGGCGCGAACGTCATCCGGGCCACCAGCGCCGCCAACGGGCAGGGGTTCGACGCCGACGTGGTCGGCTATGACCGCAGCGACGACATCGCCGTGCTGCGGTTGCGCGGCGCCGCCGGTCTGCCGGTCGCGCCGATCGGGGACTCCAACACGGTGACGCTCGGCGAGCCCGTGATGACGATCGGCAACGCCAACGGCACCGGTTCCGCACTCACCCACGAGGAGGGCGAGATCACCGCGTTGGACCGCACCATCGAGGCCGAGGACGAACTCACCGGCAGTTCGCACTCGCTGGGCGGACTGATCGAATCCTCGACCAACCTGCGCTCCGGGGATTCCGGCGGCGCGCTTGTCAACAGCGCCGGGCAGGTCGTCGGGATGAATGCCGCGGCCACGGTGAACTACCGCCTCGACGGCGAGGTGACCCCCGGCGGGCAGGGCTTCGCGATCCCGATCAACCGGGCCGTCGACGTCGCCAACCAGATCCGCGCCGGGATGGCCTCACCCGAGGTGCACATCGGTCCGTCGGCGATGCTCGGGATCGGTGTCGACGCCAACCCCCGCCGCGGCACGCGCGGGCTGCCGGTGCGCTCGCTGCTGCGCGGTGGACCGGCCGACATCGCGGGCCTGCGCGCCGGGGACATGATCGTCAGCATCGACGGCGTGCCGATCACCTCGGCCAACGAGCTGACCGGCATGCTCGATGCCCGCTACCCCGGTGACGTCATCGACGTGAACTGGTTGCAGCCCAACGGGGTTCCGCGCAACGGCAAGGTGACGCTGGTTCCCGGACCGGTGACCTGA
- a CDS encoding NAD(P)H-dependent amine dehydrogenase family protein — protein sequence MSKAAPYRVVQWTTGNVGKSSVAALAANPNYEIVGCYAWSPEKAGRDVGELVGIEPLGVTATNDVDQLLALKPDVVVYNPMWIDVDELVRILEAGINVVATASFITGHNQGAGRDRIAEACERGGSSMFGSGISPGYINQLSVVAAGICDRVDKITINEAADTTFYDSPETEKPVGFGQPIDSPDLQAMTSHGTGVFGEAVRLIADALDVELDEVRCDAEYAQTTADLDLGSWTIPAGCVAGVYASWKGIVGGKTVVEVNVRWRKGQTLEPDWQIDQDGWVIEVAGRPTVTMKVGFLPPPDFEATTLEEFMVLGHIMTATPPLNAIPAVVAAPPGIVTYNDLPLILPRGVTSA from the coding sequence GTGTCGAAAGCCGCCCCTTATCGCGTCGTCCAGTGGACCACCGGCAACGTCGGGAAGAGCTCCGTGGCGGCGCTGGCCGCCAACCCGAACTACGAGATCGTCGGGTGCTACGCCTGGTCGCCGGAGAAGGCCGGCCGCGACGTCGGCGAGTTGGTCGGCATCGAGCCGCTCGGCGTCACCGCCACCAACGACGTCGACCAGCTGCTGGCGCTGAAGCCCGACGTCGTCGTCTACAACCCGATGTGGATCGACGTCGACGAGCTGGTGCGGATCCTCGAGGCCGGGATCAACGTGGTGGCCACCGCGTCGTTCATCACCGGGCACAACCAGGGCGCGGGCCGGGACCGGATCGCCGAGGCGTGTGAGCGCGGCGGCTCGAGCATGTTCGGCTCCGGCATCAGCCCCGGCTACATCAACCAGCTCTCGGTGGTCGCCGCCGGCATCTGCGACCGGGTCGACAAGATCACCATCAACGAGGCGGCCGACACCACCTTCTACGACTCCCCCGAGACCGAGAAGCCCGTCGGCTTCGGCCAGCCGATCGACAGCCCGGACCTGCAAGCCATGACCTCGCACGGCACCGGGGTGTTCGGCGAGGCCGTCCGCCTGATCGCCGACGCGCTGGACGTCGAACTCGACGAGGTGCGCTGCGACGCCGAGTACGCCCAGACCACCGCGGACCTCGACCTGGGCTCGTGGACCATCCCCGCCGGCTGCGTCGCCGGGGTGTACGCCAGCTGGAAGGGCATCGTCGGCGGCAAGACGGTCGTCGAGGTCAACGTACGCTGGCGCAAGGGCCAGACCCTGGAACCCGACTGGCAGATCGACCAGGACGGCTGGGTCATCGAGGTGGCCGGCCGGCCGACGGTGACCATGAAGGTCGGCTTCCTGCCGCCGCCGGACTTCGAGGCGACCACGCTGGAGGAGTTCATGGTGCTCGGCCACATCATGACGGCGACGCCGCCGCTGAACGCGATTCCGGCCGTCGTCGCCGCCCCGCCGGGCATCGTCACGTACAACGATCTGCCGCTGATCCTGCCCCGCGGTGTGACGTCGGCGTAA
- a CDS encoding TetR/AcrR family transcriptional regulator — translation MVTPRSDETAEPRRRRGRPPRIDQARIVAAARAIAPEDLTMQAVADALGVDRTSLHYYVGDRDGLLELLVTDLFEAELRRTELPEDGSWPEVLHAYATAIHRGVLNVHTTGAHFRLRGTGSLALAERVLKSLTEAGFGVDDAGRILTLVSGIAMSAAHDLLGGEQSKLRQHPEVARALNEVAQGEFPLLGDVVANRAAADAAADDFEFSLDVVIAGLQQKLAGA, via the coding sequence ATGGTGACACCACGATCCGACGAGACAGCCGAGCCGCGACGACGGCGCGGTCGTCCCCCGCGCATCGACCAGGCCCGGATCGTGGCCGCCGCGCGCGCCATCGCCCCCGAGGATCTGACGATGCAGGCCGTCGCGGACGCCCTCGGCGTGGACCGCACCTCGCTGCATTACTACGTCGGCGATCGCGACGGACTGCTCGAACTGCTGGTCACCGACCTCTTCGAGGCGGAGTTGCGGCGCACCGAACTGCCCGAGGACGGCAGTTGGCCGGAAGTCCTGCACGCTTACGCCACCGCGATCCACCGCGGCGTGCTCAACGTGCACACCACCGGCGCGCACTTCCGGCTGCGCGGCACCGGCAGCCTGGCACTGGCCGAGCGGGTACTGAAATCCCTGACCGAGGCGGGCTTCGGCGTCGACGACGCGGGCCGGATCCTGACCCTGGTCTCCGGGATCGCGATGTCGGCGGCGCACGACCTGCTCGGCGGTGAACAGTCCAAGCTGCGCCAACATCCCGAGGTGGCGCGCGCGTTGAACGAGGTTGCCCAGGGCGAATTTCCGCTGCTCGGGGACGTCGTGGCCAACCGCGCCGCGGCGGACGCGGCCGCCGACGACTTCGAGTTCAGTCTCGATGTGGTGATCGCCGGGCTGCAGCAGAAGCTGGCCGGCGCCTAG
- a CDS encoding aminotransferase class I/II-fold pyridoxal phosphate-dependent enzyme has protein sequence MSFSSLGRAELQTEHEQQTRNYAELQAKGLKLDLTRGKPSPEQLDLSNGLLTLPGDGPDSFRDPEGTDTRNYGGLHGLPGLRAIFGELLGIPVQNLIAGNNASLEMMHDVVVFSLLHGAVDSPRPWIQDLRDGTGVKFLCPAPGYDRHFAITETMGIEMITVPMGEDGPDVDLIEELVAADPAIKGMWCVPVYANPTGTVYSWENVRRLVQMRTAATDFRLFWDNAYAVHTLTHDFPRHVDVLGLAEAAGNPHRPYVFASTSKITFAGAGVSFFGGSLGNIAWYLQYLGKRTIGPDKLNQLRHLRFFDDADGVRLLMQKHQQLLAPKFALVAEILEERLGNSKVASWSDPKGGYFVSLDVLPGTAKRTVALAKDAGIAVTEAGASFPYRKDPDDKNIRIAPSFPSESDLREAIDGLATCTLLAATESLLQAD, from the coding sequence GTGTCGTTTTCCTCCCTCGGCCGCGCGGAACTGCAGACCGAGCACGAACAGCAGACGCGCAACTACGCCGAACTGCAGGCCAAGGGCCTCAAGCTGGACCTCACCCGCGGCAAGCCGTCGCCCGAACAGCTGGATCTGTCCAACGGGCTGCTGACGCTGCCCGGCGACGGTCCGGACTCCTTCCGCGACCCCGAGGGCACCGACACCCGCAACTACGGCGGTCTGCACGGGTTGCCGGGGCTGCGCGCGATCTTCGGCGAACTGCTGGGCATCCCCGTGCAGAATCTGATCGCCGGCAACAACGCCAGCCTCGAGATGATGCACGACGTCGTGGTGTTCTCCCTGCTGCACGGCGCCGTGGATTCGCCGCGGCCGTGGATTCAGGACCTGCGGGACGGCACGGGAGTGAAGTTCCTGTGCCCGGCGCCCGGCTACGACCGCCACTTCGCGATCACCGAGACCATGGGCATCGAGATGATCACCGTCCCGATGGGCGAGGACGGGCCCGACGTCGACCTCATCGAGGAACTCGTCGCCGCCGATCCAGCCATCAAGGGCATGTGGTGCGTCCCGGTCTACGCCAACCCCACCGGCACCGTGTACTCCTGGGAGAACGTCCGCCGCCTGGTTCAGATGCGCACGGCCGCAACGGATTTCCGGCTGTTCTGGGACAACGCCTACGCGGTGCACACCCTCACCCATGACTTCCCGCGGCATGTCGACGTGCTCGGGCTGGCGGAGGCCGCCGGTAATCCGCACCGCCCGTACGTGTTCGCGTCGACCTCCAAGATCACCTTCGCCGGGGCCGGCGTGAGCTTCTTCGGCGGTTCGCTGGGCAACATCGCGTGGTACCTGCAGTACCTGGGGAAGCGGACGATCGGTCCCGACAAGCTCAACCAGTTGCGGCACCTGCGGTTCTTCGACGACGCCGACGGCGTGCGGTTGTTGATGCAGAAGCATCAGCAACTGCTGGCGCCGAAGTTCGCGCTGGTCGCCGAGATTCTCGAGGAGCGCCTGGGGAATTCGAAGGTGGCGTCCTGGTCGGATCCCAAGGGCGGGTACTTCGTGAGCCTGGATGTGCTGCCGGGCACCGCGAAGCGGACGGTGGCGCTGGCCAAGGACGCCGGCATCGCCGTCACCGAAGCGGGTGCGTCCTTCCCGTACCGGAAAGACCCGGACGACAAGAACATTCGGATCGCACCGTCGTTCCCCTCGGAATCCGATCTGCGAGAAGCGATCGACGGTCTGGCGACCTGCACGTTGCTCGCCGCGACGGAGTCCCTGCTGCAGGCGGACTAG
- a CDS encoding glyoxalase superfamily protein — MDLTIDDANHAARVLRDQLPDSDLTHAEALEIVARQLGFPDWTTASAGLPSPVGMNAHVGMGAPVPVLRSFDEARAREFYVDYLHFSVEWEHRFEDAASPLYLRLRRDQFVLDLSEHHGDGTPGSTVWVPVSDVAALHEELRATGYGRINPGIDADSPGGPTLEVVDPFANTIRFCQAGG, encoded by the coding sequence ATGGACCTGACCATCGACGACGCCAACCACGCCGCCCGCGTCCTGCGCGACCAACTCCCCGACAGCGATCTCACCCACGCCGAGGCGCTCGAGATCGTTGCCCGCCAGCTCGGTTTCCCGGACTGGACGACCGCCTCCGCCGGGCTTCCCTCTCCGGTGGGCATGAACGCTCATGTGGGCATGGGCGCCCCGGTGCCGGTGCTCCGCAGCTTCGACGAGGCCCGCGCCCGCGAGTTCTACGTCGACTACCTGCATTTCAGCGTCGAGTGGGAGCACCGTTTCGAGGACGCCGCGTCGCCGCTCTATCTGCGGTTGCGTCGCGATCAGTTTGTCCTGGACCTGTCCGAACACCACGGCGACGGCACCCCGGGTTCGACGGTGTGGGTGCCGGTCAGCGACGTTGCCGCGCTGCACGAGGAACTCCGTGCGACGGGCTATGGCCGGATCAACCCCGGCATCGACGCCGACTCGCCCGGTGGGCCCACCCTGGAGGTCGTCGACCCCTTCGCCAACACGATCCGGTTCTGCCAAGCCGGCGGCTAG
- a CDS encoding HNH endonuclease signature motif containing protein yields the protein MSSIAPAAPAEMHGDARIEVLFEELAELTGQRNAIDGRLVDIIAEIDHDGLWGNTGARSLPALIAWKTGLTPNNAATLAAVAHRRDEFPQCTQYLRDGRLSLDQVGVIAERAADGSDAHYAQLAPYATVSQLRTAIKLAPRPEPAPGPAPPPAITRTDRGDHIDYRLRLSPLAAATFDAALQSHHDALITDWKRDQDTAPADNGAPDDAGDPGRPPMPTNLDAFLRLVEDSWDAEATRRPHGQRTTLVVHLDLNQRLADLHLGPLLTDSDHHYLTCDATAEIWFERDGRPLGAGRSTRTIGRRLRRALERRDKHCVVPGSAATRGLHAHHLIHWEHGGPTELHNLVLVCPYHHRAHHNGLITLTGPADHLIVTNPDDQPLHPGSLARPPQNPPPHVSPCPGPTGERADWWWYDPYQPQPPPNTN from the coding sequence ATGTCCTCGATCGCGCCCGCGGCCCCCGCCGAAATGCACGGCGACGCGCGCATCGAGGTGCTCTTCGAAGAACTCGCCGAACTGACCGGGCAGCGCAACGCCATCGACGGACGCCTCGTCGACATCATCGCCGAAATCGACCACGACGGCCTCTGGGGCAACACCGGCGCCCGCTCCCTGCCCGCCCTGATCGCCTGGAAAACCGGCCTCACCCCCAACAACGCAGCCACCCTCGCCGCGGTCGCCCACCGCCGCGACGAATTCCCCCAATGCACCCAGTACCTCCGCGACGGACGGCTGTCCCTCGACCAAGTCGGGGTCATCGCCGAACGCGCCGCGGACGGCTCCGACGCCCACTACGCCCAACTGGCCCCCTACGCCACCGTCAGCCAACTGCGCACCGCCATCAAACTCGCACCCCGCCCCGAACCCGCCCCAGGACCCGCCCCGCCACCGGCGATCACCAGAACCGACCGCGGCGACCACATCGACTACCGCCTCCGCCTGTCCCCACTGGCCGCAGCGACCTTCGACGCCGCCCTGCAATCCCACCACGACGCCCTGATCACCGACTGGAAACGCGACCAGGACACCGCGCCTGCCGACAACGGCGCCCCTGACGACGCCGGCGACCCCGGGCGGCCACCCATGCCGACCAACCTCGACGCCTTCCTGCGCCTGGTCGAAGACAGCTGGGACGCCGAAGCCACCCGCCGCCCCCACGGCCAACGCACCACCCTCGTCGTCCACCTCGACCTCAACCAACGCCTCGCCGACCTGCACCTCGGGCCCCTGCTCACCGACAGCGACCACCACTACCTGACCTGCGACGCCACCGCCGAAATCTGGTTCGAACGCGACGGCCGACCCCTCGGGGCCGGGCGCTCCACCCGCACCATCGGCCGCCGCCTACGCCGCGCCCTGGAACGCCGCGACAAACACTGCGTGGTCCCCGGCTCCGCAGCCACCCGCGGCCTACACGCCCACCACCTCATCCACTGGGAACACGGCGGCCCCACCGAACTACACAACCTCGTGCTCGTCTGCCCCTACCACCACCGCGCCCACCACAACGGCCTGATCACCCTCACCGGCCCCGCCGACCACCTCATCGTCACCAACCCCGACGACCAACCACTACACCCCGGCTCCCTGGCCCGACCACCACAAAACCCACCACCGCACGTCTCACCCTGCCCCGGACCCACCGGCGAACGCGCCGACTGGTGGTGGTACGACCCCTACCAACCCCAACCACCACCGAACACCAACTAG
- a CDS encoding DNA polymerase III subunits gamma/tau: protein MALYRKYRPATFAEVVGQEHVTEPLSTALQANRINHAYLFSGPRGCGKTSSARILARSLNCEQGPTPEPCGECPSCEALAPNGGGSVDVTELDAASHGGVDDTRELRDRAFYAPAQSRYRIFIIDEAHMVTTAGFNALLKIVEEPPEHLIFVFATTEPEKVLPTIRSRTHHYPFRLLAPRTMRTLIEKITAAENLNVDDAVYPLVIRAGGGSPRDTLSVLDQLLAGAEGDHIGYQRALALLGATDVALIDDAVEALAAGDAAALFGAVEAVIDAGHDPRRFATDLLERFRDLIILQAVPDAVTSGVVDAPEDELEKMRDQASRIGPATLTRYAEVVHAGLGEMRGATAPRLLLEVVCSRLLLPSASDAESALLQRIERIETRMDISIPTGEVGDGNGTGRAPRQFVRKTQQPAQPAPTPPPTPTPAPAPTPAPAPTRAPEPEPTPAPPVAAAPEPPPPPPPPPPAPEPAPAPAPAPASAPEPESAAATPGQPNAAAVRSMWQTVREKVRALRRPTDVMLDGATVRAVEGDVLVLSHPAAPLAKRLNEERNVEIIREALRDALGVNWRVRCEAGGAAESPAPTGGPSRPAAPAPPAVDERAEEESMMAEAAADDSAAGPRRDPEEAALELLQTELGARKIEG, encoded by the coding sequence GTGGCTCTCTACCGCAAGTATCGACCGGCAACCTTCGCCGAAGTTGTGGGGCAGGAGCACGTCACCGAACCGCTGTCCACGGCGCTGCAGGCCAACCGCATCAACCATGCGTACCTGTTCTCCGGGCCGCGCGGCTGCGGTAAGACGTCCTCGGCGCGGATCCTCGCGCGCTCGCTCAACTGCGAGCAGGGGCCCACACCGGAACCGTGCGGCGAGTGCCCGTCCTGTGAGGCGCTGGCGCCCAACGGCGGCGGCAGCGTGGACGTCACCGAACTCGACGCGGCCAGCCACGGCGGTGTGGACGACACCCGCGAACTGCGCGACCGCGCGTTCTACGCGCCGGCGCAGTCCCGCTACCGCATCTTCATCATCGACGAAGCGCACATGGTCACCACGGCCGGCTTCAACGCGCTGCTCAAGATCGTCGAGGAGCCGCCCGAACACCTGATCTTCGTGTTCGCCACCACCGAACCCGAGAAGGTGCTGCCCACCATCCGGTCGCGGACGCACCACTATCCGTTCCGGCTGCTGGCCCCGCGCACCATGCGGACGCTGATCGAGAAGATCACCGCCGCCGAGAACCTCAACGTCGACGACGCGGTGTACCCGCTGGTCATCCGCGCGGGCGGCGGCTCGCCGCGCGACACCCTCAGCGTGCTCGACCAGCTGCTGGCCGGGGCCGAGGGCGACCACATCGGTTATCAGCGTGCGCTGGCGCTGCTGGGCGCCACCGACGTCGCGCTGATCGACGACGCGGTCGAGGCGCTGGCCGCCGGCGACGCCGCGGCGCTGTTCGGTGCGGTCGAGGCCGTGATCGACGCGGGCCACGATCCCCGCCGGTTCGCCACCGACCTGCTCGAGCGGTTTCGCGATCTGATCATCCTGCAGGCCGTACCCGACGCCGTCACCAGCGGCGTGGTGGACGCCCCCGAGGACGAGCTGGAGAAGATGCGGGATCAGGCCAGTCGGATCGGCCCGGCCACGCTGACCCGTTACGCCGAGGTGGTGCACGCCGGTCTCGGCGAGATGCGCGGCGCCACCGCGCCGCGGCTGCTGCTCGAGGTGGTGTGCTCGCGGCTGCTGCTGCCGTCGGCCAGCGACGCGGAATCGGCGCTGCTGCAACGGATCGAGCGCATCGAGACCCGGATGGACATTTCGATCCCGACGGGCGAGGTCGGCGACGGGAACGGTACCGGCCGGGCGCCGCGTCAGTTCGTCCGCAAGACCCAGCAACCGGCGCAGCCCGCGCCCACGCCGCCACCGACTCCGACACCAGCGCCGGCCCCGACACCAGCGCCGGCGCCGACCCGGGCCCCCGAGCCCGAGCCCACCCCCGCGCCGCCGGTCGCCGCCGCCCCCGAGCCGCCGCCACCCCCGCCACCCCCGCCGCCGGCCCCGGAGCCAGCGCCCGCACCTGCACCAGCGCCCGCATCCGCACCGGAGCCCGAATCCGCGGCCGCGACACCGGGGCAGCCCAACGCCGCCGCGGTGCGCAGCATGTGGCAGACGGTGCGCGAGAAGGTGCGCGCGCTGCGCCGGCCCACCGACGTCATGCTCGACGGCGCCACGGTGCGCGCGGTCGAAGGTGATGTGCTGGTCCTAAGTCACCCGGCCGCACCGCTGGCCAAGCGGCTCAACGAGGAACGCAACGTCGAGATCATCCGCGAGGCCCTGCGTGACGCGCTCGGGGTGAACTGGCGGGTGCGCTGCGAGGCGGGCGGGGCCGCCGAATCCCCGGCCCCCACCGGCGGGCCGTCGCGCCCGGCCGCCCCGGCACCACCGGCGGTCGACGAGCGGGCCGAGGAAGAGAGCATGATGGCCGAGGCCGCCGCCGACGATTCGGCGGCCGGCCCGCGCCGCGACCCGGAAGAGGCGGCCCTCGAGCTACTGCAGACGGAGTTGGGCGCCCGCAAGATCGAGGGCTGA
- a CDS encoding alpha/beta hydrolase family protein yields MTDRCPRDGDAPEANGLAGATISRRRAMLTSGVGLAAIGFGAAALTSCAAGAEESAEPDQDRAPSETLAPPVGLAGLVFEDPGFDGQFLRALDVVPNGGADIGESFVTARRIPSGDQDAWRAEWTALADRVHADAESSRAAGQRVSANSAYFRATTYYRTAGIFLLRPPTDPGLVESYRRQRDAFQRGLELGDFASEVVEIPYAQTALEGYFLRPDGPGPFPTMVLVGGYDGTKEESYFSGGRAALRRGYAVLLVDGPGQGGPLIEQGLVFRPDWEAVVTPQIDWLLSRPEVDPQRIVLMGRSWGGFLAPRAATEEHRIAALIADAPQYAPAKSAAGLLPEEYRDQLHSGDAAELNTVLEAEMATSPSAAFALNRGMLTHGFATPIDYLRGLQPYTLEGRAEKIACPTLLCTAESDSRGNDAQPLYDAITTPKEYLRFTNAEGAGEHDEAGAAALFEQRVFGWLADRLAEIR; encoded by the coding sequence GTGACCGACCGCTGTCCGCGTGACGGTGACGCACCCGAGGCCAACGGCCTTGCGGGCGCCACTATTTCACGCCGCCGGGCGATGCTGACCAGCGGTGTCGGCCTGGCCGCCATCGGATTCGGCGCCGCTGCCCTGACCTCGTGCGCGGCCGGGGCCGAGGAGTCGGCGGAACCCGACCAGGACCGCGCACCCTCGGAAACTTTGGCACCGCCCGTCGGGCTGGCGGGTCTGGTCTTCGAGGATCCCGGATTCGACGGGCAGTTCCTGCGCGCCCTCGATGTCGTGCCCAACGGCGGCGCCGACATCGGCGAATCCTTCGTCACCGCAAGGCGTATCCCGTCGGGCGACCAGGATGCCTGGCGTGCCGAGTGGACGGCGCTGGCGGACCGGGTGCACGCCGACGCGGAATCCAGCCGGGCCGCGGGCCAGCGGGTCAGCGCCAACTCGGCGTACTTCCGCGCCACGACCTACTACCGCACCGCCGGGATCTTTCTGCTCCGACCGCCCACCGACCCGGGGTTGGTCGAGTCCTACCGGCGGCAGCGCGACGCCTTTCAGCGCGGCCTCGAACTCGGCGATTTCGCGTCTGAGGTTGTCGAGATACCCTATGCGCAAACGGCATTGGAGGGTTACTTCCTGCGGCCCGACGGCCCGGGACCGTTCCCCACGATGGTGCTGGTGGGTGGGTACGACGGCACCAAGGAAGAGTCCTATTTCAGCGGTGGCCGGGCGGCGCTGCGGCGCGGTTACGCCGTGCTGCTGGTCGACGGTCCCGGCCAGGGCGGGCCCCTGATCGAACAGGGTCTGGTCTTCCGCCCCGACTGGGAGGCCGTCGTCACCCCGCAGATCGACTGGCTGTTGTCCCGCCCCGAGGTGGACCCCCAGCGGATCGTGTTGATGGGCCGGAGTTGGGGCGGCTTCCTGGCGCCGCGCGCCGCGACCGAAGAGCATCGGATCGCCGCCCTGATCGCCGACGCGCCCCAGTACGCGCCCGCCAAGAGCGCGGCCGGGCTCCTCCCGGAGGAGTACCGGGACCAACTCCACAGCGGTGACGCCGCCGAACTCAACACGGTGCTGGAAGCCGAGATGGCGACCAGTCCCAGTGCGGCGTTCGCCTTGAACCGCGGGATGCTGACGCACGGATTCGCCACCCCGATCGACTACCTTCGCGGCCTGCAGCCGTACACCCTGGAGGGGCGAGCCGAGAAGATCGCCTGCCCGACCCTGCTGTGCACCGCCGAGAGCGACAGCCGGGGTAACGACGCCCAGCCGCTCTACGACGCGATCACCACGCCCAAGGAGTACCTCAGGTTCACCAACGCCGAGGGGGCCGGTGAGCACGATGAGGCCGGGGCCGCGGCCCTGTTCGAACAGCGGGTCTTCGGCTGGCTCGCGGACCGGCTTGCCGAGATCCGCTAG
- a CDS encoding DMT family transporter, giving the protein MAWLILVVSAVFEAVWAVALGKSEGFTRLGPSLVFAVGAVISMGGLAIAMRDLPTGTSYAVWVGIGASLTVAYGMVTGSEVASIAKILLILGIVGCVIGLKLVGH; this is encoded by the coding sequence ATGGCCTGGTTGATTCTCGTCGTGTCCGCGGTGTTCGAGGCGGTCTGGGCGGTTGCGTTGGGTAAGTCCGAGGGCTTCACCCGGCTGGGTCCGTCCCTGGTTTTCGCCGTCGGCGCGGTCATCTCGATGGGTGGACTGGCGATCGCGATGCGCGACCTGCCGACCGGCACCAGCTACGCCGTCTGGGTGGGCATCGGCGCCTCGCTGACGGTGGCGTACGGCATGGTCACCGGCTCCGAGGTCGCGTCGATCGCCAAGATCCTGCTGATTCTCGGCATCGTCGGCTGCGTGATCGGCCTGAAACTGGTGGGCCACTGA